Below is a genomic region from Candidatus Effluviviaceae Genus V sp..
CAGGCCTGTCCGCTAGCGGTACATGGCCTTGATGTTGCCCCAGCTCGAGTCCTCGGTGGCCGAGCCGGCGCCGCCGATCTTCGCCCACTTGATGTACCAGCCGAGATCGTCGGTCTCGTAGCTGTCCGAGCCGAAGCAGAAACCGATCATGATCTCCTGGCCGACGAAGTCGGAGAGATCGAAGCAGTCACGGACGAACGTCGTGCTCGTGCCGTAGTAGCCTTCCTCGCCACAGACGCACGGCGGGAAGTAGGTGCCGCCGCACTCGGGGAAGAGGCCCGGGTAGCCGATCTCACCCTGCGGGTAGATGAGCGTCCAGGTCGTCCCGCCGTCGGTCGAGACCTTGACGTTTCCGCCGTCCCACGGCGTGAAGTCGGACTCGGTGTCGTAGAAGTGGCAGAGCTCGAGGCACGTGCAGTCGGGGGAGATCATGGCCGGACCGACCATGGCGATCTCACCCGCGCCGGCCGGGTAGGCACCGACGAGCGTGGTGCCGAGGACGTTGGTCACCTCGACGCCGTCGCAGGCCGTCGTCGGGACGAGCGGGTCGGGCGCGCCCCACTGCCACGTCGGGAGCCCGTCGCACGCGATGAACTGGAGGCCGCAGGCGCCCTCGTTGAAGTCGTAGACGTAGCAGTCATACTCGAACGGGCAGCACGGAGGCTCGGCTGGCTCCTTGTAGAACACGTTCACGGCGTCGAAGTAGTGATCGCCACCGTCCTGTCCCACATAGCCGAAACCGATCTCGATCGTGCCGGAGTACCCGGTCAGATCGATCTCGACGACCTCGTACTCCCAGCTGACGCCGGTGAAGTCGTTGTAGAAGCTCCAGACGACGGTCCCGTTGATCGTCACGATGAAGTCGGCGTTCATCGTCCAGTAGGTGCTGCCCTGGGTGGCGAACGACAGGGTGTTCTCGTCCGTCAGTGTGTAGTCGAACGTCAGCCACTCATCCTGCATCGTGCACCCACCAAGCTGCCAGTGGATGTAGGCGCAGTCGAGGCCCTCGTACGGCTCGTTGTAGAGGGCCTGGGATCCGAACACCCAGGTCGTCAGGCTGTCTGTAACGCAGTTGATCGTCTGGCTCCAGCCCGCGGGCGGCATCACGCCGTCCTCGAAGCCCTCGAAGTAGTCGCGCTCCGGATAGTCGTAGGGCTTGTCCTGCATGATCGTGTTGGTCCTGCTGATCGGCTGGTCCGCGTATGCGAGACCCGCCACAAGCAGAGCAACCATCGCAATGGCAACAGTCCACTTCATACTTTTTCCTCCCTTTCTCACCATGGTGGTGACCACTCAACCGAACAACCAGTGTTTGCAGGTGTGCCTCCACTCACCTCCCCTCGGAGTCACTGTTCCTGCAACCTCAGCTTGTCTTGCCGTCATCTAAGCAAGACCCTTGCCTGAACATCCATCAGGAATACGACCCACAGGACTCGACACAGTCTCTCGCGCACTGATCGGGCAGGTCATATCGCCCACCGGCACGGGAGGTTCGGCATCCCTGAGTCTCTCTTGATGAAGCGTCCATGTCTCTTGAGGAGCGACGCTAGTATACACCATCAAGCCGCCTTCGACAAGAGTATTCCAGCCTCGACAGACCTCGATGACGTCTCCCGTGCCTGCGTTCGTGACTGGAAAGCCCCTTTCTGCTAGGCTCTGAGTCCCATGTCCGCCCCTGGTCATGCGGTCCGGCCCGAAGCGCCGGGCCGGGGGCCTGTTCATTGCAGTTCCGGGAGGTACCAATGCGCACCGCGCTGCTCATCGCCCTGGTCGGTCTCCTTGTGGTCTCATCTCCGTCCGGCACGTCCGCGGGCGTCGTCGATGTCGGCGTCGGCCTCTCCGCCGGGGCGGCCCTTCCGCTCGAAGATGACGCGGGGACCGGGGCGATCATTGGATTGAGGCTGAGGCTGACACCGGGAGTTCCCGTGATCGCGGGGGAGGTGTCCTACTCGCGGGTGTTCCAGGACGACCTTGAGACGGCCTGGAGCAGCGGGGATATCGGACTGTCGGTGGACGACGGGGCGTTCGGAGTGGCCTCGGTCGATGTGCTCCTGGGCAACGTCGGCGGTGTCGGAGGGCTCAAGTGGTACGGGATCCTGGGGGCCAATGCCGTCGACTATGAGCTCGGGGACGACGAGAGCGAGATCCGGTGGGGCGGGGAGTT
It encodes:
- a CDS encoding outer membrane beta-barrel protein, translated to MRTALLIALVGLLVVSSPSGTSAGVVDVGVGLSAGAALPLEDDAGTGAIIGLRLRLTPGVPVIAGEVSYSRVFQDDLETAWSSGDIGLSVDDGAFGVASVDVLLGNVGGVGGLKWYGILGANAVDYELGDDESEIRWGGEFGAGVEFAVPALGVSIEGRGTVMILAWEESTDRRLSTLTGGVWYTF